The Plasmodium cynomolgi strain B DNA, scaffold: 1142, whole genome shotgun sequence sequence aaaggaaaaattatataaatactttGAAGAAGAGTGTTCAAAAAGAACAAGGAATTGTCCAGATTtctataataaattaaagcCTTATAATCCTAAATGGCGGTTGTCTGCATTACATTGTCACGATAAAATGCAACAGAAACAAGATGCTGCGAGTAATCTTGAGCAATCTTTTGATACTCCAGAATTCCGACGAGAAGCTGCAAGAAGTAGAGATGATCCTGATACCCAGTTAGATAGTGGAAATTCCGGAATAGGAACAAAGGTTACTCATTCAATGCTTGGCGCAGCTCAAGTTTTATTAACTGGCACTTTGTTATAtagagtatgtatatattttgtaaaccTATATCATTATAGTACATACTTGTAAACAACTTTATTTACATGTACaacaataataaataaatgtattacatacctatattttaattttttacatacaagtACACACCCTTAGGTACCTGGGTTTGCAGGCTCGTTGGAGGCAGAACAAATAGTATGAATACCATGGATGCGTCTTCAACTTATACGCAAGAAACAAGCGATAAGTTTTCTGAAGACACAGCAAACTATATATCTTATCAAcctatataaattttattatttgaaaataacaatattaaTTGAGTTAAgatatataattcaaatattcGCATATATTTAATGCATATCTTATtaagcacataaaaaaaggggggggaaataggaataataaataaggagttataaatgaaaatgttaaaaaacaa is a genomic window containing:
- a CDS encoding CYIR protein (putative;~vir-type antigen), producing LEKYLKNKNTTKDVEELPYDDCILLNYWVYSKLDEIFMSKRSTITHAFGILHMIWNGFVDDASCNSHLKKCKPDFNIPKQDDWKKGKELYDYYVNYDYLFSKAEEGDVKCKYYEYIKKKEKLYKYFEEECSKRTRNCPDFYNKLKPYNPKWRLSALHCHDKMQQKQDAASNLEQSFDTPEFRREAARSRDDPDTQLDSGNSGIGTKVTHSMLGAAQVLLTGTLLYRYTPLGTWVCRLVGGRTNSMNTMDASSTYTQETSDKFSEDTANYISYQPI